Proteins encoded in a region of the Quercus lobata isolate SW786 chromosome 8, ValleyOak3.0 Primary Assembly, whole genome shotgun sequence genome:
- the LOC115957727 gene encoding uncharacterized protein LOC115957727: protein MGTKETPKKTGLPQIVKRDMGLKLAEQWVNNMTKAAENELPEVESEGQPYRLGLGAKVSRQAKFGPSNDPLEKKLRAKLNTGKRKAAIIAKEYTPSARDGGDNEDDDDDDDLDSRTSAFDKKRARAPMTVCSQANKKHK from the exons ATGGGAACTAAAGAGACACCAAAAAAAACTGGCCTTCCACAAATTGTTAAGCGGGATATGGGATTGAAATTG GCTGAACAATGGGTTAATAATATGACCAAAGCTGCAGAGAATGAACTGCCAGAAGTAGAATCAGAGGGTCAACCTTATAG GCTTGGATTGGGTGCAAAGGTCTCCCGCCAAGCCAAATTTGGACCTTCAAATGACCCACTTGAAAAGAAACTACGTGCTAAGTTAAACACTGGAAAAAGAAAAGCTGCTATTATTGCCAAGGAATATACTCCATCTGCTAGAGATGGAGGTGATAATGaggatgacgatgatgatgatgatttagACAGCAGAACAAGTGCATTTGACAAGAAGCGAGCAAGAGCTCCTATGACTGTATGTTCACAggcaaataaaaaacataagtAA